A single Hippocampus zosterae strain Florida chromosome 1, ASM2543408v3, whole genome shotgun sequence DNA region contains:
- the muc3a gene encoding mucin-3A isoform X40, with the protein MASSSTAVILAVLLIGLSSTDVPHRIENYNVAENAISTATPDLGGTTDLVGSATTETPDLATTEPAVPGTTEPAGPATTEPAGPATTEAPDLATTEPAGLGTTEPAGPGTTETPDLATTEPAGPATTEQADPGTTEPAGPGTTEPASPATTEPTGPATTEAPDLATTEPAGPATTEAPDLATTEPAGPGTTEPAGPATTETPDLATTEPAGPATTEPAGPGTTEPAGQGTTETPDLATTEPAGPGTTETPDLATTESAGSGTTEPAGPGTTETPDLATTEPPGPGTTEPAGPATTEPAGPATTEPAGPGTTEPAGPATTEPAGPGTTKPAGPATTEPAGPATTEPAGPATTEAPDLATTEPAGPATTEGPDLTTTEPAGPATTDPVGPATTEPASPGTTEQLETTAPLSTVPPSSTAEPSSDPIPSPKPTTLAPGTTTTIHCQNGGTLIGGICACISGFHGNACQFLNETISIDHIERLVKIQMVVNQEYNPNYDNTSSAEYRNFVDNFTMEMEKFYREKKVQQLDKVVVTNVSRAASPTLMRRSASALERRRLAVDGTATRRATPQGVNVSHEVVLLIKNDPTSNEAYRDEVDTIDGALQSLINCQTGCPYNVTEKPTVDQTEVNLNTLCNSILDPDVAQHYKAVNLSNTLVCVTRCDQIYGPDFLQCYNDGVCRVSVGVGAICNCKDLGSTWYLGNDCGLPIQKVAFYAGLVATLVCLLVTIAGLTAYVIINKKEQTRKKDIKKKLVNNWISDEIEWSRSEKLSTGTFNAGHLNPTFPYDAPRRTPPMRQHNDSRQSGRSSPAVSMYRLDGAARGNNGSLRPNGFPISDQEMRIQRPQIRSSWDA; encoded by the exons ATGGCGTCGTCGTCTACAGCTGTGATTCTGGCTGTCCTACTCATCGGCCTGTCTTCTACCGATG TTCCTCATCGCATAGAAAACTACAATGTAGCAGAAAATGCCATCTCTACAGCAACCCCAGACCTGGGTGGGACCACTGACCTGGTTGGTTCCGCAACAACTGAGACACCTGATCTGGCCACAACCGAGCCAGCCGTTCCAGGCACAACGGAGCCAGCCGGTCCTGCCACAACCGAACCAGCAGGTCCGGCCACAACCGAGGCACCTGATCTGGCCACAACCGAGCCAGCCGGTCTGGGTACAACCGAGCCAGCTGGTCCGGGCACAACTGAGACACCTGATCTGGCCACAACCGAGCCTGCCGGTCCAGCCACAACCGAGCAAGCCGATCCAGGCACAACCGAGCCAGCCGGTCCAGGCACAACCGAGCCAGCCAGTCCTGCCACAACCGAACCAACCGGTCCGGCCACAACCGAGGCACCTGATCTGGCCACAACCGAGCCAGCCGGTCCGG CCACAACCGAGGCACCTGATCTGGCCACAACCGAGCCAGCCGGTCCGG GCACAACCGAACCAGCCGGTCCGGCCACAACTGAGACACCTGATCTGGCCACAACCGAGCCAGCCGGTCCGGCCACAACCGAGCCAGCCGGTCCGGGTACAACCGAGCCAGCCGGTCAGGGCACAACTGAGACACCTGATCTGGCCACAACCGAGCCAGCCGGTCCAGGCACAACTGAGACACCTGATCTGGCCACAACCGAGTCAGCCGGTTCAGGCACAACCGAGCCAGCCGGTCCGGGCACAACTGAGACACCTGATCTGGCCACAACCGAGCCACCCGGTCCAGGCACAACCGAGCCAGCCGGTCCTGCCACAACCGAACCAGCCGGTCCGGCCACAACTGAGCCAGCCGGTCCGG GCACAACCGAGCCAGCCGGTCCGGCCACAACCGAGCCAGCTGGTCCGG GCACAACCAAGCCAGCCGGTCCTGCCACAACCGAACCAGCCGGTCCGGCCACAACTGAGCCAGCCGGTCCGGCCACAACCGAGGCGCCTGATCTAGCCACAACCGAGCCAGCCGGTCCGGCCACAACCGAGGGACCTGATCTAACCACAACCGAGCCAGCCGGTCCGGCCACAACCGATCCAGTGGGTCCGGCCACAACCGAGCCAGCCAGTCCGGGGACAACTGAGCAGCTAGAGACCACCGCCCCCTTGAGTACAGTACCACCATCATCAACAGCAGAACCTTCATCAGATCCCATACCTTCACCAAAACCCACCACATTAGCTCcagggacaacaacaacaattcacTGCCAAAACGGAGGAACGTTAATTGGCGGCATTTGTGCCTGTATCAGCGGATTCCATGGAAATGCTTGCCAGTTCCTGAACGAAACCATATCGATCG ATCACATCGAACGTTTGGTGAAAATTCAAATGGTGGTCAACCAGGAATACAACCCCAATTACGACAACACCAGCTCAGCGGAATACAGAAACTTCGTTGATAATTTTACCATGGAG ATGGAGAAATTTTACAGAGAAAAGAAAGTGCAACAGCTTGACAAAGTGGTGGTAACCAATGTTAG CCGAGCGGCCTCGCCAACGTTGATGAGACGTTCGGCCTCTGCACTGGAGAGG CGCAGATTAGCCGTCGATGGTACGGCCACCCGCAGAGCTACACCACAAGG CGTCAACGTCAGCCACGAAGTGGTTTTGTTGATCAAAAACGATCCCACCTCTAACGAAGCATATCGGGACGAAGTGGATACGATCGATGGGGCTCTGCAATCGCTGATTAATTGCCAAACAG GTTGCCCCTACAATGTGACAGAGAAACCGACTGTGGATCAGACTGAAGTGAATTTGAACA CACTTTGCAACTCCATCTTGGATCCGGACGTGGCTCAGCACTACAAGGCCGTGAACCTCAGCAACACGCTGGTGTGCGTCACTCGATGCGATCAAATATACGGCCCGGATTTTCTTCAATGCTACAACGATGGAGTGTGCAGAGTTTCCGTGGGTGTCGGTGCCATTTGCAa TTGTAAGGATTTGGGATCCACATGGTACTTAGGAAATGACTGCGGGTTGCCCATCCAAAAAGTTGCCTTCTATGCCGGTTTGGTGGCCACCCTGGTTTGTCTACTCGTCACCATAGCAGGCTTGACCGCGTACGTGATCATCAACAAGAAAGAGCAGACAAG gaaaaaagacattaaaaagaaGCTGGTGAACAACTGGATCAGCGACGAAATCGAGTGGTCCCGATCCGAGAAACTCTCGACAGGCACCTTTAATGCTG GACACCTGAACCCGACGTTCCCCTACGACGCGCCGCGGCGGACACCGCCGATGCGCCAACACAACGACTCGAGACAGTCAGGCCGGTCCAGCCCGGCCGTGAGCATGTACAGGCTCGACGGAGCGGCCCGCGGGAATAACGGATCGCTTCGCCCCAACGGATTCCCTATCTCTGATCAAGAG ATGAGGATCCAAAGGCCGCAGATCAGGTCATCGTGGGACGCCTGA
- the muc3a gene encoding mucin-3A isoform X38, translated as MASSSTAVILAVLLIGLSSTDVPHRIENYNVAENAISTATPDLGGTTDLVGSATTETPDLATTEPAVPGTTEPAGPATTEPAGPATTEAPDLATTEPAGLGTTEPAGPGTTETPDLATTEPAGPATTEQADPGTTEPAGPGTTEPASPATTEPTGPATTEAPDLATTEPAGPATTEAPDLATTEPAGPGTTEPAGPATTETPDLATTEPAGPATTEPAGPGTTEPAGQGTTETPDLATTEPAGPGTTETPDLATTESAGSGTTEPAGPGTTETPDLATTEPPGPGTTEPAGPATTEPAGPATTEPAGPGTTEPAGPGTTEPAGPATTEPAGPGTTKPAGPATTEPAGPATTEPAGPATTEAPDLATTEPAGPATTEGPDLTTTEPAGPATTDPVGPATTEPASPGTTEQLETTAPLSTVPPSSTAEPSSDPIPSPKPTTLAPGTTTTIHCQNGGTLIGGICACISGFHGNACQFLNETISIDHIERLVKIQMVVNQEYNPNYDNTSSAEYRNFVDNFTMEMEKFYREKKVQQLDKVVVTNVSRAASPTLMRRSASALERRRLAVDGTATRRATPQGVNVSHEVVLLIKNDPTSNEAYRDEVDTIDGALQSLINCQTGCPYNVTEKPTVDQTEVNLNTLCNSILDPDVAQHYKAVNLSNTLVCVTRCDQIYGPDFLQCYNDGVCRVSVGVGAICNCKDLGSTWYLGNDCGLPIQKVAFYAGLVATLVCLLVTIAGLTAYVIINKKEQTRKKDIKKKLVNNWISDEIEWSRSEKLSTGTFNAGHLNPTFPYDAPRRTPPMRQHNDSRQSGRSSPAVSMYRLDGAARGNNGSLRPNGFPISDQEMRIQRPQIRSSWDA; from the exons ATGGCGTCGTCGTCTACAGCTGTGATTCTGGCTGTCCTACTCATCGGCCTGTCTTCTACCGATG TTCCTCATCGCATAGAAAACTACAATGTAGCAGAAAATGCCATCTCTACAGCAACCCCAGACCTGGGTGGGACCACTGACCTGGTTGGTTCCGCAACAACTGAGACACCTGATCTGGCCACAACCGAGCCAGCCGTTCCAGGCACAACGGAGCCAGCCGGTCCTGCCACAACCGAACCAGCAGGTCCGGCCACAACCGAGGCACCTGATCTGGCCACAACCGAGCCAGCCGGTCTGGGTACAACCGAGCCAGCTGGTCCGGGCACAACTGAGACACCTGATCTGGCCACAACCGAGCCTGCCGGTCCAGCCACAACCGAGCAAGCCGATCCAGGCACAACCGAGCCAGCCGGTCCAGGCACAACCGAGCCAGCCAGTCCTGCCACAACCGAACCAACCGGTCCGGCCACAACCGAGGCACCTGATCTGGCCACAACCGAGCCAGCCGGTCCGG CCACAACCGAGGCACCTGATCTGGCCACAACCGAGCCAGCCGGTCCGG GCACAACCGAACCAGCCGGTCCGGCCACAACTGAGACACCTGATCTGGCCACAACCGAGCCAGCCGGTCCGGCCACAACCGAGCCAGCCGGTCCGGGTACAACCGAGCCAGCCGGTCAGGGCACAACTGAGACACCTGATCTGGCCACAACCGAGCCAGCCGGTCCAGGCACAACTGAGACACCTGATCTGGCCACAACCGAGTCAGCCGGTTCAGGCACAACCGAGCCAGCCGGTCCGGGCACAACTGAGACACCTGATCTGGCCACAACCGAGCCACCCGGTCCAGGCACAACCGAGCCAGCCGGTCCTGCCACAACCGAACCAGCCGGTCCGGCCACAACTGAGCCAGCCGGTCCGGGTACAACCGAACCAGCCGGTCCGG GCACAACCGAGCCAGCCGGTCCGGCCACAACCGAGCCAGCTGGTCCGG GCACAACCAAGCCAGCCGGTCCTGCCACAACCGAACCAGCCGGTCCGGCCACAACTGAGCCAGCCGGTCCGGCCACAACCGAGGCGCCTGATCTAGCCACAACCGAGCCAGCCGGTCCGGCCACAACCGAGGGACCTGATCTAACCACAACCGAGCCAGCCGGTCCGGCCACAACCGATCCAGTGGGTCCGGCCACAACCGAGCCAGCCAGTCCGGGGACAACTGAGCAGCTAGAGACCACCGCCCCCTTGAGTACAGTACCACCATCATCAACAGCAGAACCTTCATCAGATCCCATACCTTCACCAAAACCCACCACATTAGCTCcagggacaacaacaacaattcacTGCCAAAACGGAGGAACGTTAATTGGCGGCATTTGTGCCTGTATCAGCGGATTCCATGGAAATGCTTGCCAGTTCCTGAACGAAACCATATCGATCG ATCACATCGAACGTTTGGTGAAAATTCAAATGGTGGTCAACCAGGAATACAACCCCAATTACGACAACACCAGCTCAGCGGAATACAGAAACTTCGTTGATAATTTTACCATGGAG ATGGAGAAATTTTACAGAGAAAAGAAAGTGCAACAGCTTGACAAAGTGGTGGTAACCAATGTTAG CCGAGCGGCCTCGCCAACGTTGATGAGACGTTCGGCCTCTGCACTGGAGAGG CGCAGATTAGCCGTCGATGGTACGGCCACCCGCAGAGCTACACCACAAGG CGTCAACGTCAGCCACGAAGTGGTTTTGTTGATCAAAAACGATCCCACCTCTAACGAAGCATATCGGGACGAAGTGGATACGATCGATGGGGCTCTGCAATCGCTGATTAATTGCCAAACAG GTTGCCCCTACAATGTGACAGAGAAACCGACTGTGGATCAGACTGAAGTGAATTTGAACA CACTTTGCAACTCCATCTTGGATCCGGACGTGGCTCAGCACTACAAGGCCGTGAACCTCAGCAACACGCTGGTGTGCGTCACTCGATGCGATCAAATATACGGCCCGGATTTTCTTCAATGCTACAACGATGGAGTGTGCAGAGTTTCCGTGGGTGTCGGTGCCATTTGCAa TTGTAAGGATTTGGGATCCACATGGTACTTAGGAAATGACTGCGGGTTGCCCATCCAAAAAGTTGCCTTCTATGCCGGTTTGGTGGCCACCCTGGTTTGTCTACTCGTCACCATAGCAGGCTTGACCGCGTACGTGATCATCAACAAGAAAGAGCAGACAAG gaaaaaagacattaaaaagaaGCTGGTGAACAACTGGATCAGCGACGAAATCGAGTGGTCCCGATCCGAGAAACTCTCGACAGGCACCTTTAATGCTG GACACCTGAACCCGACGTTCCCCTACGACGCGCCGCGGCGGACACCGCCGATGCGCCAACACAACGACTCGAGACAGTCAGGCCGGTCCAGCCCGGCCGTGAGCATGTACAGGCTCGACGGAGCGGCCCGCGGGAATAACGGATCGCTTCGCCCCAACGGATTCCCTATCTCTGATCAAGAG ATGAGGATCCAAAGGCCGCAGATCAGGTCATCGTGGGACGCCTGA
- the muc3a gene encoding mucin-3A isoform X33, with translation MASSSTAVILAVLLIGLSSTDVPHRIENYNVAENAISTATPDLGGTTDLVGSATTETPDLATTEPAVPGTTEPAGPATTEPAGPATTEAPDLATTEPAGLGTTEPAGPGTTETPDLATTEPAGPATTEQADPGTTEPAGPGTTEPASPATTEPTGPATTEAPDLATTEPAGPATTEAPDLATTEPAGPGTTEPAGPATTETPDLATTEPAGPATTEPAGPGTTEPVGPATTEPAGPATTEPAGPATTEAPDLATTEPAGPGTTETPDLATTEPAGPGTTEPAGPGTTETPDLATTEPASPGTTEPAGPATTEAPDLATTEPAGPGTTEPAGPGTTEAPDLATTEPAGPGTTETPDLATTEPAGPATTEPAGPATTEAPDLATTEPAGPATTEGPDLTTTEPAGPATTDPVGPATTEPASPGTTEQLETTAPLSTVPPSSTAEPSSDPIPSPKPTTLAPGTTTTIHCQNGGTLIGGICACISGFHGNACQFLNETISIDHIERLVKIQMVVNQEYNPNYDNTSSAEYRNFVDNFTMEMEKFYREKKVQQLDKVVVTNVSRAASPTLMRRSASALERRRLAVDGTATRRATPQGVNVSHEVVLLIKNDPTSNEAYRDEVDTIDGALQSLINCQTGCPYNVTEKPTVDQTEVNLNTLCNSILDPDVAQHYKAVNLSNTLVCVTRCDQIYGPDFLQCYNDGVCRVSVGVGAICNCKDLGSTWYLGNDCGLPIQKVAFYAGLVATLVCLLVTIAGLTAYVIINKKEQTRKKDIKKKLVNNWISDEIEWSRSEKLSTGTFNAGHLNPTFPYDAPRRTPPMRQHNDSRQSGRSSPAVSMYRLDGAARGNNGSLRPNGFPISDQEMRIQRPQIRSSWDA, from the exons ATGGCGTCGTCGTCTACAGCTGTGATTCTGGCTGTCCTACTCATCGGCCTGTCTTCTACCGATG TTCCTCATCGCATAGAAAACTACAATGTAGCAGAAAATGCCATCTCTACAGCAACCCCAGACCTGGGTGGGACCACTGACCTGGTTGGTTCCGCAACAACTGAGACACCTGATCTGGCCACAACCGAGCCAGCCGTTCCAGGCACAACGGAGCCAGCCGGTCCTGCCACAACCGAACCAGCAGGTCCGGCCACAACCGAGGCACCTGATCTGGCCACAACCGAGCCAGCCGGTCTGGGTACAACCGAGCCAGCTGGTCCGGGCACAACTGAGACACCTGATCTGGCCACAACCGAGCCTGCCGGTCCAGCCACAACCGAGCAAGCCGATCCAGGCACAACCGAGCCAGCCGGTCCAGGCACAACCGAGCCAGCCAGTCCTGCCACAACCGAACCAACCGGTCCGGCCACAACCGAGGCACCTGATCTGGCCACAACCGAGCCAGCCGGTCCGG CCACAACCGAGGCACCTGATCTGGCCACAACCGAGCCAGCCGGTCCGG GCACAACCGAACCAGCCGGTCCGGCCACAACTGAGACACCTGATCTGGCCACAACCGAGCCAGCCGGTCCGGCCACAACCGAGCCAGCCGGTCCGG GCACAACCGAGCCAGTCGGTCCGGCCACAACCGAACCAGCCGGTCCGGCCACAACAGAGCCAGCCGGTCCGGCCACAACCGAGGCGCCTGATCTGGCCACAACGGAGCCAGCCGGTCCAGGCACAACTGAGACACCTGATCTGGCCACAACCGAGCCAGCCGGTCCAGGCACAACCGAGCCAGCCGGTCCGGGCACAACTGAGACACCTGATCTGGCCACAACTGAGCCAGCCAGTCCTGGCACAACCGAGCCAGCCGGTCCGGCCACAACCGAGGCGCCTGATCTGGCCACAACCGAGCCAGCCGGTCCGGGTACAACCGAGCCAGCTGGTCCGGGCACAACCGAGGCGCCTGATCTGGCCACAACCGAGCCAGCCGGTCCAGGCACAACTGAGACACCTGATCTGGCCACAACCGAACCA GCCGGTCCGGCCACAACTGAGCCAGCCGGTCCGGCCACAACCGAGGCGCCTGATCTAGCCACAACCGAGCCAGCCGGTCCGGCCACAACCGAGGGACCTGATCTAACCACAACCGAGCCAGCCGGTCCGGCCACAACCGATCCAGTGGGTCCGGCCACAACCGAGCCAGCCAGTCCGGGGACAACTGAGCAGCTAGAGACCACCGCCCCCTTGAGTACAGTACCACCATCATCAACAGCAGAACCTTCATCAGATCCCATACCTTCACCAAAACCCACCACATTAGCTCcagggacaacaacaacaattcacTGCCAAAACGGAGGAACGTTAATTGGCGGCATTTGTGCCTGTATCAGCGGATTCCATGGAAATGCTTGCCAGTTCCTGAACGAAACCATATCGATCG ATCACATCGAACGTTTGGTGAAAATTCAAATGGTGGTCAACCAGGAATACAACCCCAATTACGACAACACCAGCTCAGCGGAATACAGAAACTTCGTTGATAATTTTACCATGGAG ATGGAGAAATTTTACAGAGAAAAGAAAGTGCAACAGCTTGACAAAGTGGTGGTAACCAATGTTAG CCGAGCGGCCTCGCCAACGTTGATGAGACGTTCGGCCTCTGCACTGGAGAGG CGCAGATTAGCCGTCGATGGTACGGCCACCCGCAGAGCTACACCACAAGG CGTCAACGTCAGCCACGAAGTGGTTTTGTTGATCAAAAACGATCCCACCTCTAACGAAGCATATCGGGACGAAGTGGATACGATCGATGGGGCTCTGCAATCGCTGATTAATTGCCAAACAG GTTGCCCCTACAATGTGACAGAGAAACCGACTGTGGATCAGACTGAAGTGAATTTGAACA CACTTTGCAACTCCATCTTGGATCCGGACGTGGCTCAGCACTACAAGGCCGTGAACCTCAGCAACACGCTGGTGTGCGTCACTCGATGCGATCAAATATACGGCCCGGATTTTCTTCAATGCTACAACGATGGAGTGTGCAGAGTTTCCGTGGGTGTCGGTGCCATTTGCAa TTGTAAGGATTTGGGATCCACATGGTACTTAGGAAATGACTGCGGGTTGCCCATCCAAAAAGTTGCCTTCTATGCCGGTTTGGTGGCCACCCTGGTTTGTCTACTCGTCACCATAGCAGGCTTGACCGCGTACGTGATCATCAACAAGAAAGAGCAGACAAG gaaaaaagacattaaaaagaaGCTGGTGAACAACTGGATCAGCGACGAAATCGAGTGGTCCCGATCCGAGAAACTCTCGACAGGCACCTTTAATGCTG GACACCTGAACCCGACGTTCCCCTACGACGCGCCGCGGCGGACACCGCCGATGCGCCAACACAACGACTCGAGACAGTCAGGCCGGTCCAGCCCGGCCGTGAGCATGTACAGGCTCGACGGAGCGGCCCGCGGGAATAACGGATCGCTTCGCCCCAACGGATTCCCTATCTCTGATCAAGAG ATGAGGATCCAAAGGCCGCAGATCAGGTCATCGTGGGACGCCTGA
- the muc3a gene encoding mucin-3A isoform X4, translated as MASSSTAVILAVLLIGLSSTDVPHRIENYNVAENAISTATPDLGGTTDLVGSATTETPDLATTEPAVPGTTEPAGPATTEPAGPATTEAPDLATTEPAGLGTTEPAGPGTTETPDLATTEPAGPATTEQADPGTTEPAGPGTTEPASPATTEPTGPATTEAPDLATTEPAGPGTTEPAGPGTTEPAGPATTETPDLATTEPAGPATTEPAGPGTTEPAGQGTTETPDLATTEPAGPGTTETPDLATTESAGSGTTEPAGPGTTETPDLATTEPPGPGTTEPAGPATTEPAGPATTEPAGPGTTEPAGPGTTEPAGPATTEPAGPGTTEPAGPGTTETPDLATTKPAGPGTTETPDLATTEPAGPGTTETPDLATTEPPGPGTTEPVGPATTEPAGPATTEPAGPATTEAPDLATTEPAGPGTTETPDLATTEPAGPGTTEPAGPGTTETPDLATTEPASPGTTEPAGPATTEAPDLATTEPAGPGTTEPAGPGTTEAPDLATTEPAGPGTTETPDLATTEPAGPATTEPAGPATTEAPDLATTEPAGPATTEGPDLTTTEPAGPATTDPVGPATTEPASPGTTEQLETTAPLSTVPPSSTAEPSSDPIPSPKPTTLAPGTTTTIHCQNGGTLIGGICACISGFHGNACQFLNETISIDHIERLVKIQMVVNQEYNPNYDNTSSAEYRNFVDNFTMEMEKFYREKKVQQLDKVVVTNVSRAASPTLMRRSASALERRRLAVDGTATRRATPQGVNVSHEVVLLIKNDPTSNEAYRDEVDTIDGALQSLINCQTGCPYNVTEKPTVDQTEVNLNTLCNSILDPDVAQHYKAVNLSNTLVCVTRCDQIYGPDFLQCYNDGVCRVSVGVGAICNCKDLGSTWYLGNDCGLPIQKVAFYAGLVATLVCLLVTIAGLTAYVIINKKEQTRKKDIKKKLVNNWISDEIEWSRSEKLSTGTFNAGHLNPTFPYDAPRRTPPMRQHNDSRQSGRSSPAVSMYRLDGAARGNNGSLRPNGFPISDQEMRIQRPQIRSSWDA; from the exons ATGGCGTCGTCGTCTACAGCTGTGATTCTGGCTGTCCTACTCATCGGCCTGTCTTCTACCGATG TTCCTCATCGCATAGAAAACTACAATGTAGCAGAAAATGCCATCTCTACAGCAACCCCAGACCTGGGTGGGACCACTGACCTGGTTGGTTCCGCAACAACTGAGACACCTGATCTGGCCACAACCGAGCCAGCCGTTCCAGGCACAACGGAGCCAGCCGGTCCTGCCACAACCGAACCAGCAGGTCCGGCCACAACCGAGGCACCTGATCTGGCCACAACCGAGCCAGCCGGTCTGGGTACAACCGAGCCAGCTGGTCCGGGCACAACTGAGACACCTGATCTGGCCACAACCGAGCCTGCCGGTCCAGCCACAACCGAGCAAGCCGATCCAGGCACAACCGAGCCAGCCGGTCCAGGCACAACCGAGCCAGCCAGTCCTGCCACAACCGAACCAACCGGTCCGGCCACAACCGAGGCACCTGATCTGGCCACAACCGAGCCAGCCGGTCCGG GCACAACCGAGCCAGCCGGTCCAG GCACAACCGAACCAGCCGGTCCGGCCACAACTGAGACACCTGATCTGGCCACAACCGAGCCAGCCGGTCCGGCCACAACCGAGCCAGCCGGTCCGGGTACAACCGAGCCAGCCGGTCAGGGCACAACTGAGACACCTGATCTGGCCACAACCGAGCCAGCCGGTCCAGGCACAACTGAGACACCTGATCTGGCCACAACCGAGTCAGCCGGTTCAGGCACAACCGAGCCAGCCGGTCCGGGCACAACTGAGACACCTGATCTGGCCACAACCGAGCCACCCGGTCCAGGCACAACCGAGCCAGCCGGTCCTGCCACAACCGAACCAGCCGGTCCGGCCACAACTGAGCCAGCCGGTCCGGGTACAACCGAACCAGCCGGTCCGG GCACAACCGAGCCAGCCGGTCCGGCCACAACCGAGCCAGCTGGTCCGGGTACAACCGAGCCAGCCGGTCCGGGCACAACTGAGACACCTGATCTGGCCACAACCAAGCCAGCTGGTCCGGGCACAACTGAGACACCTGATCTGGCCACAACCGAGCCAGCTGGTCCGGGCACAACTGAGACACCTGATCTGGCCACAACCGAGCCACCCGGTCCAGGCACAACCGAGCCAGTCGGTCCGGCCACAACCGAACCAGCCGGTCCGGCCACAACAGAGCCAGCCGGTCCGGCCACAACCGAGGCGCCTGATCTGGCCACAACGGAGCCAGCCGGTCCAGGCACAACTGAGACACCTGATCTGGCCACAACCGAGCCAGCCGGTCCAGGCACAACCGAGCCAGCCGGTCCGGGCACAACTGAGACACCTGATCTGGCCACAACTGAGCCAGCCAGTCCTGGCACAACCGAGCCAGCCGGTCCGGCCACAACCGAGGCGCCTGATCTGGCCACAACCGAGCCAGCCGGTCCGGGTACAACCGAGCCAGCTGGTCCGGGCACAACCGAGGCGCCTGATCTGGCCACAACCGAGCCAGCCGGTCCAGGCACAACTGAGACACCTGATCTGGCCACAACCGAACCA GCCGGTCCGGCCACAACTGAGCCAGCCGGTCCGGCCACAACCGAGGCGCCTGATCTAGCCACAACCGAGCCAGCCGGTCCGGCCACAACCGAGGGACCTGATCTAACCACAACCGAGCCAGCCGGTCCGGCCACAACCGATCCAGTGGGTCCGGCCACAACCGAGCCAGCCAGTCCGGGGACAACTGAGCAGCTAGAGACCACCGCCCCCTTGAGTACAGTACCACCATCATCAACAGCAGAACCTTCATCAGATCCCATACCTTCACCAAAACCCACCACATTAGCTCcagggacaacaacaacaattcacTGCCAAAACGGAGGAACGTTAATTGGCGGCATTTGTGCCTGTATCAGCGGATTCCATGGAAATGCTTGCCAGTTCCTGAACGAAACCATATCGATCG ATCACATCGAACGTTTGGTGAAAATTCAAATGGTGGTCAACCAGGAATACAACCCCAATTACGACAACACCAGCTCAGCGGAATACAGAAACTTCGTTGATAATTTTACCATGGAG ATGGAGAAATTTTACAGAGAAAAGAAAGTGCAACAGCTTGACAAAGTGGTGGTAACCAATGTTAG CCGAGCGGCCTCGCCAACGTTGATGAGACGTTCGGCCTCTGCACTGGAGAGG CGCAGATTAGCCGTCGATGGTACGGCCACCCGCAGAGCTACACCACAAGG CGTCAACGTCAGCCACGAAGTGGTTTTGTTGATCAAAAACGATCCCACCTCTAACGAAGCATATCGGGACGAAGTGGATACGATCGATGGGGCTCTGCAATCGCTGATTAATTGCCAAACAG GTTGCCCCTACAATGTGACAGAGAAACCGACTGTGGATCAGACTGAAGTGAATTTGAACA CACTTTGCAACTCCATCTTGGATCCGGACGTGGCTCAGCACTACAAGGCCGTGAACCTCAGCAACACGCTGGTGTGCGTCACTCGATGCGATCAAATATACGGCCCGGATTTTCTTCAATGCTACAACGATGGAGTGTGCAGAGTTTCCGTGGGTGTCGGTGCCATTTGCAa TTGTAAGGATTTGGGATCCACATGGTACTTAGGAAATGACTGCGGGTTGCCCATCCAAAAAGTTGCCTTCTATGCCGGTTTGGTGGCCACCCTGGTTTGTCTACTCGTCACCATAGCAGGCTTGACCGCGTACGTGATCATCAACAAGAAAGAGCAGACAAG gaaaaaagacattaaaaagaaGCTGGTGAACAACTGGATCAGCGACGAAATCGAGTGGTCCCGATCCGAGAAACTCTCGACAGGCACCTTTAATGCTG GACACCTGAACCCGACGTTCCCCTACGACGCGCCGCGGCGGACACCGCCGATGCGCCAACACAACGACTCGAGACAGTCAGGCCGGTCCAGCCCGGCCGTGAGCATGTACAGGCTCGACGGAGCGGCCCGCGGGAATAACGGATCGCTTCGCCCCAACGGATTCCCTATCTCTGATCAAGAG ATGAGGATCCAAAGGCCGCAGATCAGGTCATCGTGGGACGCCTGA